The DNA region TGTTACTGCTCGTTAACGTGTTCCTGATGTATTTCCTGATGTTCCTGTAAGGAGGACGGATGAAAACGGTATTAATCACCGGGTTTGAGCCCTTCGGCGGCGAGCGGGTTAACCCTTCCTGGGAAGTGGTCTCGCAGCTCGACAATGCTGTCATCGCCGGGTGTCGCGTAGTGGCGCGCCAGTTGCCGTGTGTGTTTGGCGAGTCGCTCAGTGTGCTGAATTCCGCCATTGATACGCTCTCGCCGTCGCTGGTGCTGGCGATCGGTCAGGCGGGCGGACGGTCGGATATCACCGTTGAGCGCGTGGCTATCAACGTTGACGACGCCCGTATCCCGGATAACAAAGGCCAACAGCCAGTGGATGAACCGATTGTTGTCGGCGGGCCAGCGGCCTGGTTTAGCACGCTGCCGATCAAAGCGATGGTGGCCGCGATGCGTGAAGCGGGCGTGCCAGCGTCGGTATCACAGACGGCGGGGACGTTTGTCTGCAACCATGTGATGTACGGATTGCTGCATAAACTGAGCGGCATTGCGGAGGTGAAAGGGGGATTCATCCATATTCCTTATTTGCCGCAGCAGGCGGCGGCGCATCCGGGGGCGCCCAGTATGGCGGCGGAAACGGTGCGTCTGGCGCTGGAAGTGGCGATCGCCACCGCATTACAGGTCGATGATGACATCGCCGTGACGGGTGGCGCCACGCACTAATTCTCTTCAGATAAGGACTGAACCATGCCTGAAGGCCCGGAGATCCGCCGCGCGGCGGATAACCTGGAGGCGGCGATCAAAGGCAAACCCCTGACGGATGTCTGGTTTGCCTTCGCGCAGTTAAAACCGTATCAATCTCTGCTGGTGGGGCAGACCGTCACGGCGATGGAGACGCGCGGCAAAGCGCTGCTGACCCATTTTTCCGCTGGTTTGACGCTCTATAGCCATAACCAGCTGTATGGCGTCTGGCGCGTGGTGGACAGTGGTGAAATGCCGCAAACCACCCGCGTTCTGCGCGTTAAACTGCAAACGGCGGATAAAACCATTCTGCTCTACAGCGCGTCTGACATCGAGATGCTGACGCCAGCGCAACTGACTACCCATCCCTTTCTGCAACGGGTCGGGCCGGACGTGCTGGACCCGCGCCTGACGCCCGAAACGGTGAAAACCCGGTTACTCTCACCGCGTTTTCGCAACCGTCAGTTTTCCGGTCTGCTGCTGGATCAGGCCTTTCTTGCCGGGCTGGGGAACTATCTGCGAGTGGAGATCCTCTGGCAGGTGGGATTAACCGGCCAGCACAAAGCGAAGGATCTTAGCGATCAGCAGCTTGAGGCGTTAGCGCATGCGTTGTTGGATATTCCGCGCCTGTCGTACACCACGCGCGGACAGGCGGATGACAACACCCATCATGGCGCGCTGTTTCGTTTCAAGGTGTTCCACCGCGACGGTGAACCCTGCGAGCGCTGCGGCGGGATCATCGCAAAAACCACGCTTTCTTCCCGTCCGTTCTATTGGTGTCCGCATTGCCAGCATTAATGGGCCTGTCGTGGCGCATGGGCAGAAATAAACCGCGCCACCGCGGGACCGGTCAGCAAAATGCTAAACAGTCGCAGGGTTTGCATCGCCATGATCAGCGACATATCGGCGTGACTGCCGGCGGCAATCACCGCAACCGTATCCAGCCCGCCAGGGCTGGTGGCGAGATAGGCGGTTAAAAAATCAATCTGCATATAGTGGGCGAGTCCCCAGGCCATCGCCGCACAAATCGCCAGTAAGGCGAAGATGGAGACCAGGATCTGCGGCAACGGTCGCAGCGCCATAAAAAACACCTGCTTGTCGAACCCCAGACCAATCTGCCAGCCAATGATCATATAGGCTATCGCCAGCAGCCATTCCGGCAGTTCAATCACCATCACGCCGCTTGCGTGCAGCACTGCGCCAATCAGCATCGGCACCAGCATCGTACCGGAGGGAATGCGCAGCACCCGTCCGATGACGCTTGCCACCGCCGCTAACAGCAGTGTCGTGAACAAATTACCGCTCAGCGGCGGGAACCACGCAATCTGTTGGCTGACGGACTCTGCGCTTTCGCCCATGATAAACCGCGTCACCAGCACTGCCGCTCCGGCGACGAACAGGACCCGCAGATACTGCATAAAGGCGACCAGACGGATGTCCGCGCCGTAATCCTGAGCCATTGCAACCATCGCCGCCGCGCCGCCGGGCGATGAGCCCCACGCGCCGGTGTTACCCGGTAGCGAACTGTAACGAACCAGTAGCCAGCCGACGACCGTACTGGAAAACAGCGTCACCAGTAGAACCGCCAGCACGACCGCCCAGTTCGCCGCCAGAGTGGTCAACAAGGACGCGGAAAGATTTTGCGCAATCATGCAGCCGAGAATGGCCTGAGCACCGAGGAACGTGCAGCGGGGAAGTTGCAGGGAGATACCGCGCAGGCTGAACAGTATGCCGGTAATCATCGGGCCGAGCAGTAACGCCGCCGGAAGATGAATGCTGAGAAAGAGCAGGGACAAAAGAAGCGACAGCAAAAACAACAAGCCCCACTGCAGAACTGGCATCCTGTGCTCCCGGAGAAAATGAACAAACTATCCGTAAATCATAGAGAAGGGCAGAGAGGATTAATATAACGAGGGTCAAGAAAAGGTAGGGAAGTTGCCGGATGGCGCTAACACGTATCCGGCCTACGAATTGACAACAGTAGGCCGGATAAGACGCGGTAGCGTCACCATCCGGCAGTCTGACGATTAATGCTTAAGGTCAGATTTAAAGTCGCGCTTGTCGTAGCCGGTATACAGCTGACGAGGACGTGCGATCTTCATGCCATCGGTATGCATTTCGCTCCAGTGCGCAATCCAGCCAACGGTACGCGCCATTGCGAAGATCACCGTGAACATGGAAGACGGGATCCCCATCGCTTTCAGGATGATACCGGAGTAGAAGTCGACGTTCGGGTAGAGTTTCTTCTCGATGAAGTACGGGTCGTTCAGCGCGATGTGTTCCAGCTCCATCGCCACTTCCAGCAGGTCATCTTTGGTACCCAGCTCTTTCAGGACTTCATGGCAGGTCTCACGCATCACGGTCGCACGCGGATCGTAGTTTTTGTAAACACGGTGACCGAAGCCCATCAGGCGGAAAGAGTCATTCTTATCTTTCGCACGACGAACAAATTCCGGAATGTGTTTAACCGAGCTGATTTCTTCAAGCATTTTCAGTGCGGCTTCGTTCGCACCGCCGTGTGCCGGTCCCCACAGGGAAGCAATACCGGCCGCGATACAGGCAAACGGGTTCGCGCCAGACGAACCGGCAGTACGTACGGTCGAGGTGGATGCGTTCTGTTCGTGGTCGGCGTGCAGGATCAGGATACGGTCCATCGCGCGTTCCAGTACCGGGTTCACTTCATACGTTTCGCACGGTGTGGAGAACATCATGTTCAGGAAGTTACCGGCGTAGGAGAGGTCATTACGCGGATAAACAAACGGCTGACCGATAGAATATTTGTAACACATCGCCGCCATCGTCGGCATTTTGGACAGCAGACGGAATGCCGCGATTTCGCGGTGGCGCGGATTGTTAACATCCAGAGAGTCGTGATAGAACGCGGCGAGCGCGCCGGTGATCCCACACATTACCGCCATCGGATGTGAATCGCGGCGGAAGGCGTGGAACAAACGGGTGATTTGCTCATGGATCATCGTATGACGGGTCACGGTGGTTCTGAACGCGTCGTATTCTTCCTGCGTCGGTTTCTCACCGTTCAGCAGGATGTAGCATACTTCCAGATAGTTAGACTCGGTGGCTAACTGATCGATCGGGAAGCCGCGATGCAACAAAATCCCTTCATCGCCATCGATGAATGTAATTTTGGATTCGCAGGATGCAGTAGAGGTGAAACCAGGGTCAAAAGTGAACATCCCCTTTGAACCCAGGCTACGAATATCAATAACATCTTGACCTAGCGTGCCCTTCAGCACATCCAGTTCAATAGCAGCATCACCATTGAGAATGATTTTTGCTTTTGTGTCAGCCATTTACGGTCTCCTTAGCGCCTTATTGCTTAAGACTACTCAGGTGAGATTTGCCATCGATACATCAATCAACCGTTACCAGTTTGTTATTCGGCTCGCCGCTCTGGATAGAGGAGAAAACCAGGGTACAGAGCAATGGGCGCTTGCAGGTAAATCAGTTAACTCATGGTGAATTAGCAACAAATCAACAACTTAGCAATCCGAATTATTCAACCTGTCTATCACTATTAACTGTACTGAAGGGATCGGTCAATATCTTCCTACTGTTGCATAACTTATTTGCAGGTTAAAGAGTGACCCCATAACTTTTACGCATTATATGCCTTTTCTGGTGTTGTTTGTAACAACTTTGTTTAATGATTGTCAAATCAGATGATTAAAAATTAAATAAATGTTGTTATCGTGACCTGTGTCACTGTTCGGGATAAAACCCGACAAACTATATGTAGGTTAATTGTAATGATTTTGTGAACGTCCTATACTGCCGCCAGGTCTCCGGAAACCCCTGCAATCCCGAGCCACCCAGCGTTGTAACGTGTCGTTTTAGCAACTGGAAGCAGTGTTTTACATGACGCGCAGTTATAGAAAGGACGCTGTCTGACCCGCACGCAGACCGGAGGAAGGAAATCCCGTCGTCTTTCAGGCTACAGGAGATTCACTCTCTGTACCCGAAGTCCAAAGGGAATAATAAGAACAGCATGTGGGCGTTATTCATGATAAGAAATGTGAAAAAACAAAGACCTGTCAATCTGGATCTACAAACGATCCGGTTCCCAATCACGGCGATAGCGTCCATTCTCCATCGCGTTTCCGGAGTGATCACCTTTGTGGCGGTCGGGATCCTGTTGTGGTTACTGGGCACCAGCCTCTCTTCCCCTGAAGGATTCCAACAGGCATCCGCCATCATGGGTAGCTTTTTTGTTAAATTTATTATGTGGGGCATCCTCACCGCGCTGGCGTATCACGTCGTGGTCGGTGTTCGTCACATGATGATGGATTTTGGTTATCTGGAAGAAACATTCGAAGCGGGTAAACGCTCTGCCAAAATCTCTTTTGTTATCACTGTCGTGCTTTCACTTCTCGCAGGAGTCCTCGTATGGTAAGCAATGCCTCCGCACTAGGACGCAATGGCGTACATGACTTCATCCTGGTCCGTGCTACCGCTATCGTTCTGACGTTATACATCATCTATATGGTGGGTTTTTTCGCCACAAGCGGCTCACTCACCTGGGAAGTCTGGACCGGTTTCTTCTCATCGGCTTTCACCAAAGTTTTCACCCTGCTGGCACTTTTCTCCATCTTGATTCATGCCTGGATCGGCATGTGGCAGGTGTTGACCGACTACGTTAAACCACTGGCAATTCGTTTGCCGCTGCAACTGGCTATCGTCGTTGCACTGGTGGTTTACGTGATTTATGGATTCGTTGTGGTGTGGGGTGTGTAATGAAACTGCCAGTCAGAGAATTTGATGCTGTAGTCATTGGTGCAGGCGGCGCAGGTATGCGCGCAGCGCTGCAAATTTCCCAAAGCGGCCAGACCTGTGCGCTGCTGTCCAAAGTGTTCCCGACCCGTTCCCATACCGTTTCTGCGCAGGGTGGCATCACCGTCGCGCTCGGTAATACCCATGAAGATAACTGGGAATGGCACATGTACGACACCGTTAAAGGGTCGGACTACATCGGTGACCAGGACGCGATCGAATATATGTGTAAAACCGGTCCGGAAGCGATTCTGGAACTGGAACACATGGGACTGCCGTTCTCCCGTCTTGACGATGGCAAAATTTACCAGCGTCCGTTTGGCGGCCAGTCGAAAAACTTCGGCGGCGAGCAGGCGGCACGTACCGCGGCGGCGGCTGACCGTACGGGTCATGCGCTGTTGCACACGTTATATCAGCAGAACCTGAAAAACCACACCACCATTTTCTCCGAGTGGTATGCGCTGGATCTGGTGAAAAACGCCGACGGCGCGGTGGTCGGTTGTACCGCACTGTGCATCGAGACCGGTGAAGTGGTCTACTTCAAAGCCCGCGCGACGGTGCTGGCAACCGGCGGCGCAGGTCGTATCTATCAGTCCACGACCAACGCCCACATCAACACCGGTGACGGCGTGGGGATGGCTATCCGTGCCGGTGTCCCGGTTCAGGATATGGAAATGTGGCAGTTCCACCCAACCGGTATTGCCGGTGCGGGCGTGCTGGTGACAGAAGGCTGTCGCGGTGAGGGCGGTTATCTGCTGAATAAACACGGCGAGCGCTTTATGGAGCGTTATGCCCCGAATGCGAAAGACCTCGCGGGTCGTGACGTGGTGGCGCGTTCCATCATGATCGAAATCCGCGAAGGTCGCGGCTGCGACGGCCCGTGGGGCCCGCACGCTAAACTGAAACTCGACCATCTGGGTAAAGACGTTCTCGAATCCCGTCTGCCGGGCATCCTGGAACTGTCCCGTACCTTTGCGCACGTTGACCCGGTGAAAGAGCCGATTCCGGTTATCCCAACCTGTCACTACATGATGGGCGGTATTCCGACCAAAGTGACCGGCCAGGCGCTGACGGTGAACGAGCAGGGCGAAGACGTGGTGATCCCGGGGCTGTTCGCGGTGGGTGAAATCGCCTGCGTATCGGTACACGGCGCTAACCGTCTGGGCGGTAACTCGCTGCTGGATCTGGTGGTGTTCGGTCGTGCGGCAGGTCTGCATCTGCAGGAATCTATTACCGAGCAGGGCGAACTGCGCGATGCGACAGAAGATGAAATCGAGGCTTCCCTGGCGCGTCTGAACCGCTGGAACAATAACCGTGATGGTGAAGATCCGGTGGCGATTCGCAAAGCGCTGCAAGAATGTATGCAGCATAACTTCTCGGTCTTCCGTGAAGGCGATGCGATGGCGAAAGGGCTGGAAGAGTTGAAAGCTATCCGCGAGCGTTTGAAAAATGCCCGTCTGGACGACACCTCCAGTGAATTTAACACTCAGCGCGTAGAGTGTCTGGAGCTGGATAACCTGATGGAAACTGCCTATGCCACCGCAGTGTCCGCCAACTTCCGTACCGAAAGCCGTGGCGCGCATAGCCGCTTCGACTTCCCGGAACGTGATGATGCAAACTGGCTGTGCCATTCCCTGTATCTGCCAGAGACGGAATCCATGACCCGACGTGAAGTCAACATGGAACCGAAACTGCGCCCGGCATTCCCGCCGAAGATTCGTACTTACTAATGCGGAGACAGGACAATGAAACTCGAGTTTTCAATTTATCGCTATAACCCGGATGTTGATGACGCTCCGCGCATGCAGGATTACACCCTGGAAGGCGAAGAAGGGCGCGACATGATGCTGCTGGACGCACTGATGCAGCTCAAAGAGAAAGACCCCAGCCTCTCTTTTCGCCGCTCCTGCCGTGAAGGCGTGTGCGGTTCAGACGGCGTGAACATGAACGGCAAGAACGGTCTGGCCTGCATCACGCCGGTGTCTGCACTGGTTCAGCCGGGTAAGAAAATTGTTATCCGTCCGCTGCCCGGATTGCCGGTGGTTCGCGATTTGGTAGTAGACATGGGGCAATTCTATGCACAATATGAGAAGATTAAGCCTTACTTATTGAATAATGGGCAAAATCCGCCAGCTCGCGAGCATTTACAAATGCCAGAGCAGCGTGAAAAACTCGATGGGCTGTATGAATGCATTCTGTGCGCATGTTGCTCAACGTCTTGCCCATCTTTCTGGTGGAATCCGGATAAGTTTATCGGTCCGGCAGGTCTGTTAGCGGCCTATCGCTTCCTGATCGACAGCCGCGATACCGAAACCGACAGCCGTCTGGAAGGGCTAAGTGATGCATTCAGCGTATTCCGCTGTCACAGCATCATGAACTGCGTCAGTGTATGTCCTAAGGGACTGAACCCGACGCGCGCCATCGGCCATATTAAGTCGATGCTGTTGCAACGCAGTGCGTAAGTAGACATTGCCCGCGGTGGCAATCCTGTAGGCCGGATAAGACGTTTACGTCGCCATCCGGCACATTTTGCCTGATGGCGCTTCGCTTATCAGGCCTACGGGGTCGCCATCCGGCAAATGAGTGCAGGAAACCTCTAAAAACTGCCAGATTGATAGCAATAATCGAGATGTTCAGCGCGAGACAAGGCGCGAACGGAACGAATCACCGGGAGCATAGTTCACTATGTGACCGGCGTGAGAGACGGTTGCAACGCAGTCGCAGCCTGAACAGCGACGATTATTAGACAGTTTTTAAAGGTTCCTTAGCGGACGCAGATGACACGACAGTCCGTAACAAGTGAACCCCGGCACGCATACGGCGTATGCGTGGTAGTATCCACGGCGAAGTAAGCATATAAATGCTTAAGGGATCACGATGCAGAACAGCGCTTTGAAAGCCTGGTTGGACTCTTCTTACCTCTCTGGCGCAAACCAGAGCTGGATAGAACAGCTCTATGAAGACTTCTTAACCGATCCTGACTCGGTAGACGCTAACTGGCGTTCGACGTTCCAGCAGTTACCTGGCACCGGAGTCAAACCGGATCAATTCCATTCAAAAACACGTGAATATTTCCGT from Citrobacter amalonaticus Y19 includes:
- the nei gene encoding endonuclease VIII, yielding MPEGPEIRRAADNLEAAIKGKPLTDVWFAFAQLKPYQSLLVGQTVTAMETRGKALLTHFSAGLTLYSHNQLYGVWRVVDSGEMPQTTRVLRVKLQTADKTILLYSASDIEMLTPAQLTTHPFLQRVGPDVLDPRLTPETVKTRLLSPRFRNRQFSGLLLDQAFLAGLGNYLRVEILWQVGLTGQHKAKDLSDQQLEALAHALLDIPRLSYTTRGQADDNTHHGALFRFKVFHRDGEPCERCGGIIAKTTLSSRPFYWCPHCQH
- a CDS encoding citrate synthase; this translates as MADTKAKIILNGDAAIELDVLKGTLGQDVIDIRSLGSKGMFTFDPGFTSTASCESKITFIDGDEGILLHRGFPIDQLATESNYLEVCYILLNGEKPTQEEYDAFRTTVTRHTMIHEQITRLFHAFRRDSHPMAVMCGITGALAAFYHDSLDVNNPRHREIAAFRLLSKMPTMAAMCYKYSIGQPFVYPRNDLSYAGNFLNMMFSTPCETYEVNPVLERAMDRILILHADHEQNASTSTVRTAGSSGANPFACIAAGIASLWGPAHGGANEAALKMLEEISSVKHIPEFVRRAKDKNDSFRLMGFGHRVYKNYDPRATVMRETCHEVLKELGTKDDLLEVAMELEHIALNDPYFIEKKLYPNVDFYSGIILKAMGIPSSMFTVIFAMARTVGWIAHWSEMHTDGMKIARPRQLYTGYDKRDFKSDLKH
- a CDS encoding AbrB family transcriptional regulator: MPVLQWGLLFLLSLLLSLLFLSIHLPAALLLGPMITGILFSLRGISLQLPRCTFLGAQAILGCMIAQNLSASLLTTLAANWAVVLAVLLVTLFSSTVVGWLLVRYSSLPGNTGAWGSSPGGAAAMVAMAQDYGADIRLVAFMQYLRVLFVAGAAVLVTRFIMGESAESVSQQIAWFPPLSGNLFTTLLLAAVASVIGRVLRIPSGTMLVPMLIGAVLHASGVMVIELPEWLLAIAYMIIGWQIGLGFDKQVFFMALRPLPQILVSIFALLAICAAMAWGLAHYMQIDFLTAYLATSPGGLDTVAVIAAGSHADMSLIMAMQTLRLFSILLTGPAVARFISAHAPRQAH
- the sdhB gene encoding succinate dehydrogenase iron-sulfur subunit SdhB, encoding MKLEFSIYRYNPDVDDAPRMQDYTLEGEEGRDMMLLDALMQLKEKDPSLSFRRSCREGVCGSDGVNMNGKNGLACITPVSALVQPGKKIVIRPLPGLPVVRDLVVDMGQFYAQYEKIKPYLLNNGQNPPAREHLQMPEQREKLDGLYECILCACCSTSCPSFWWNPDKFIGPAGLLAAYRFLIDSRDTETDSRLEGLSDAFSVFRCHSIMNCVSVCPKGLNPTRAIGHIKSMLLQRSA
- the pcp gene encoding pyroglutamyl-peptidase I; amino-acid sequence: MKTVLITGFEPFGGERVNPSWEVVSQLDNAVIAGCRVVARQLPCVFGESLSVLNSAIDTLSPSLVLAIGQAGGRSDITVERVAINVDDARIPDNKGQQPVDEPIVVGGPAAWFSTLPIKAMVAAMREAGVPASVSQTAGTFVCNHVMYGLLHKLSGIAEVKGGFIHIPYLPQQAAAHPGAPSMAAETVRLALEVAIATALQVDDDIAVTGGATH
- the sdhC gene encoding succinate dehydrogenase cytochrome b556 subunit, which encodes MWALFMIRNVKKQRPVNLDLQTIRFPITAIASILHRVSGVITFVAVGILLWLLGTSLSSPEGFQQASAIMGSFFVKFIMWGILTALAYHVVVGVRHMMMDFGYLEETFEAGKRSAKISFVITVVLSLLAGVLVW
- the sdhA gene encoding succinate dehydrogenase flavoprotein subunit produces the protein MKLPVREFDAVVIGAGGAGMRAALQISQSGQTCALLSKVFPTRSHTVSAQGGITVALGNTHEDNWEWHMYDTVKGSDYIGDQDAIEYMCKTGPEAILELEHMGLPFSRLDDGKIYQRPFGGQSKNFGGEQAARTAAAADRTGHALLHTLYQQNLKNHTTIFSEWYALDLVKNADGAVVGCTALCIETGEVVYFKARATVLATGGAGRIYQSTTNAHINTGDGVGMAIRAGVPVQDMEMWQFHPTGIAGAGVLVTEGCRGEGGYLLNKHGERFMERYAPNAKDLAGRDVVARSIMIEIREGRGCDGPWGPHAKLKLDHLGKDVLESRLPGILELSRTFAHVDPVKEPIPVIPTCHYMMGGIPTKVTGQALTVNEQGEDVVIPGLFAVGEIACVSVHGANRLGGNSLLDLVVFGRAAGLHLQESITEQGELRDATEDEIEASLARLNRWNNNRDGEDPVAIRKALQECMQHNFSVFREGDAMAKGLEELKAIRERLKNARLDDTSSEFNTQRVECLELDNLMETAYATAVSANFRTESRGAHSRFDFPERDDANWLCHSLYLPETESMTRREVNMEPKLRPAFPPKIRTY
- the sdhD gene encoding succinate dehydrogenase membrane anchor subunit: MVSNASALGRNGVHDFILVRATAIVLTLYIIYMVGFFATSGSLTWEVWTGFFSSAFTKVFTLLALFSILIHAWIGMWQVLTDYVKPLAIRLPLQLAIVVALVVYVIYGFVVVWGV